From one Lycium ferocissimum isolate CSIRO_LF1 chromosome 5, AGI_CSIRO_Lferr_CH_V1, whole genome shotgun sequence genomic stretch:
- the LOC132057957 gene encoding F-box/kelch-repeat protein At3g23880-like has translation MEFSSTLSLPHDSKSLPFLPQEIIFEILLRLPVKTLLKMKCVSKSWLSHISSPQFITTHLKLSANNQELSHHRLLFSNSDEIKNDALTFYTCSLYSIMYQESPVIRIELDFPGELPFDYEYRIFGSCNGLFCISNDDYEDLFLWNPSIRELKKLPCSGIDVGELDFLEFRGVGFGYNECQTDYRIVEIVGVDHSKHGNLCYVSVYSSRINSWKSIQGYPGFIFFTDSGKFVNGRLHWIAFLDCGSYTNVHFLISSFNLLDETFGNVALPDTVDESHDLALGTSRGYLYVSSRYGTKTDVWLMKEYGLARSWTKLVSYTSSKVVKPIFISQDDKILLQLATSLVCFNSRDNTIRLPGNQIRCYSDIDCTFSLYIESLVSPNSLEDV, from the coding sequence ATGGAATTTTCATCAACACTTAGCTTGCCCCATGATTCAAAGTCACTACCATTTCTTCCccaagaaataatatttgaaatacTCCTAAGACTACCTGTGAAAACTTTGCTTAAGATGAAATGTGTGTCTAAATCTTGGCTTTCTCACATCTCTAGTCCTCaattcatcacaacacatctcaaactctcAGCCAATAATCAAGAATTGTCTCACCATAGGCTTCTCTTCAGCAACTCTGATGAAATCAAGAATGATGCCTTGACTTTTTACACTTGCTCTCTTTACTCAATTATGTATCAAGAATCTCCAGTTATCCGTATCGAGCTTGATTTTCCTGGTGAATTGCCATTCGATTATGAATATAGAATTTTCGGGTCATGTAATGGATTGTTCTGTATTTCAAATGATGATTATGAGGATCTGTTTCTATGGAATCCGTCTATAAGAGAGTTGAAAAAATTGCCCTGTTCGGGAATAGATGTAGGTGAAttggattttcttgaatttcgaGGTGTTGGATTTGGTTACAATGAGTGTCAAACTGATTATAGAATTGTAGAAATTGTGGGAGTTGATCATAGTAAGCATGGTAATCTGTGTTATGTTAGTGTATATAGttcaagaattaattcatggAAAAGCATTCAAGGTTATCCAGGTTTTATCTTTTTCACTGACTCTGGCAAATTTGTAAATGGAAGACTTCATTGGATTGCCTTTCTTGACTGTGGTAGTTATACCAATGTACATTTTCTTATTTCGTCATTCAACTTGTTAGATGAGACATTTGGGAATGTAGCGTTGCCCGACACAGTTGATGAGTCACATGACTTAGCGTTAGGTACTTCACGAGGTTACTTATATGTGTCTAGTCGCTATGGAACCAAGACGGATGTGTGGTTAATGAAGGAGTATGGACTTGCGAGGTCATGGACCAAGTTGGTTTCATACACTTCCAGCAAAGTGGTTAAGCCAATTTTCATCTCACAGGATGATAAAATTTTACTACAACTTGCTACGAGTTTGGTGTGTTTTAATTCAAGAGACAACACTATCAGGCTCCCTGGAAATCAGATACGTTGTTATAGTGACATCGACTGTACGTTTAGTCTATACATTGAAAGTcttgtttccccaaattcttTGGAGGATGTTTGA